The segment GCGCGCAGTTCTTCGGTGAGATCGTCGTCGCGTCGTTCCCCCGGGGCACGTCCGTCACCAAAGTCGTCGACGCGTTGGCCGATCACACAAGCGCCTGACTGGCCCGGCCCGAGTGGCACTGAGTGCCGGATGCCCGAGACCCGGTCTTGAATCAGTCCGAATTCGGACGTACACTGGGGCAATTCTTGGCACTGAGTGCCCTCTGTGGGCAGTGCTACCCCCGACATACCGAGGAGCGTGGCCGACATGGCCGGAAATCCCGACTTCGATCTGTATCAATCGCCCGAAGAGCACGACGAACTGCGCGCGGCCATTCGGGCGCTCTCGGAGAAGGAGATCGCCCCGTACGCCAAAGAGGTCGACGAGGACTCCCGCTTCCCCGAGGAAGCACTCAAAGCGCTGAACGCCTCGGGCTTCAACGCCATCCACGTTCCCGAGGAATACGACGGCCAGGGTGCCGATTCTGTCGCTGCCTGCATCGTCATCGAAGAGGTTGCACGCGTCTGCGGTTCGTCCTCGCTGATTCCCGCGGTCAACAAGCTCGGCACGATGGGCCTGATCCTCAAGGGCTCCGAGGAACTCAAGAAGCAGGTCCTGCCCTCCCTCGCCGGTGGCGCGATGGCGTCGTACGCCCTGTCCGAGCGCGAAGCAGGGTCCGACGCCGCCGCCATGCGCACCCGCGCCAAGGCGGACGGTGACGACTGGATCCTCAACGGTGCCAAGTGTTGGATCACCAACGGCGGCAAGTCCGAGTGGTACACCGTCATGGCCGTGACCGACCCCGACAAGGGTGCCAACGGCATCAGCTCGTTCATCGTGCACATCGACGACGAGGGCTTCAGCATCGGCCCGAAGGAGAAGAAGCTCGGCATCAAGGGTTCGCCCACCACCGAGCTGTACTTCGAGAACTGCAAGATCCCCGGCGATCGCATCATCGGCGATCCCGGCACCGGCTTCAAGACTGCGCTGGAAACGCTCGACCACACCCGCCCGACCATCGGCGCACAGGCCGTCGGTCTGGCACAGGGTGCCCTCGACGCAGCCATCGCATACACCAAGGACCGCAAGCAGTTCGGCAACGCGATCTCGAGCTTCCAGGCAGTGCAGTTCATGCTCGCCGACATGGCGATGAAGGTCGAAGCCGCACGTCTGATGGTCTACAGCTCCGCAGCCCGCGCCGAGCGCGGCGAGAAGAACCTCGGGTTCATCTCCGCGGCAGCGAAGTGCTTCGCCTCGGACGTGGCCATGGAGGTCACCACCGACGCCGTGCAGCTCTTCGGCGGCGCCGGCTACACCACCGACTTCCCGGTCGAGCGCATGATGCGCGACGCCAAGATCACCCAGATCTACGAGGGCACCAACCAGATTCAGCGTGTCGTCATGTCGCGGGCGCTGCTCAAATGAGCACCATCGAACTCGTAGGAGTCATCGGCGGCGGCACCATGGGAGCCGGCATCGCCGAGATGTGTGCTCGCTCCGGCAGTTCCGTCATGATCCTGGAAACGAGTCAGGCCACCGCCGACGCTGCCGAAGCTCGCCTGGACAAGTCCTTCGCTCGTGCCGTCAAGTCCGGCCGCATCGAAGCCGACGCGGCCGAGAAGGCCAGGGCTGCAATCACATTGACGCTCGACATCAACGACTTCGCTGACCGCGATCTGGTGGTGGAGGCGGCTCCGGAGATCGAATCGCTGAAGCTGGATCTGTTCGGCAAGCTCGATTCCATCGTCAAGCCCGAGGGAATCCTGGCGACCAACACCTCGTCGATCCCGGTCATCAAGATGGCCAACGCGACGAAGCGTCCCGACAAGGTCGTCGGAGTTCACTTCTTCAACCCCGTACCGGTGCTGCCGTTGGTGGAGATCGTCGTCAGCCTGCTCACCAGCGAAGAGACCGTGGCAGCGGTGACGGACTACGCCGGAAACACGTTGGGCAAGAAGACGATCCGCGCGGGCGATCGCGCCGGATTCATCGTCAATGCCTTGCTCATCCCGTACATGGTCTCGGCCATCCGCATGCTCGAGTCCGGCTTCGCCAGCGCAGAGGACATCGACGAGGGCATGGTCAACGGTTGCGCACACCCCATGGGCCCGTTGCGTCTGACCGACACCGTCGGCCTCGACGTCACCCTCGCGGTGGCGGAGTCGCTCTACGCGGAGTTCCGCGAACCGCACTACGCCCCGCCGCCGCTGCTGCAGCGCATGGTGGACGCCGGAATGCTGGGTCGCAAAACCGGTAAGGGCTTCTACACGTATTCGTAGTAGTCCCCCGTTCTCGCGTGAATGGTCCATTCACCCCCGTCAGGGCCGGTGAATGGACCATTCGCGCCTCCGCGAGAGGTCAGTCCTTCGGCCCACCGGCGGCGTAGACGACCTGGCCCGAGATGAAGCCGGCACCCTCGCTGACGAAGAACGACGCCAGGTGCGCGATGTCATCGGGGTGTCCGACGCGATTGACCGGAATCTGCGACGCCGCAGCGGCTTTGAATTCCTCGAAGGGCATGCCGACGCGTTCTGCAGTGGCCGCCGTCATCTCCGTCTCGATGAACCCGGGGGCGATGGCGTTGGCGGTGACGCCGAACTTGCCGAGTTCGATGGCGAGGGTCTTGGTGAAGCCCTGCATTCCGGCCTTGGCGGCGGAGTAGTTGGCCTGGCCGCGGTTGCCGAGGGCGGACGTGCTCGACAGGTTGACGATGCGACCCCACTTGGCGTCGATCATGTGCTTCTGGACCGCGCGGGTCATCAGGAACGATCCACGCAGGTGTACGCCCAGAACGGAATCCCAGTCCTGCACCGTCATCTTGAACAGCAGGTTGTCGCGGGTGATGCCGGCGTTGTTGATCAGTACGGTCGGCGCACCGAACTCGCTCGCGATGCGATCGACCGCAGTCTGGACCGATTCCTCGTCGGCGACGTTGGCACCGATGGCCACTGCCTGTCCACCTGCAGCCTGGATTGCGCCGACGGTGTCGCTGCACGCGGCCTCGTCGAGGTCCACAACGGCGACTCCGAAACCGTCCTTGGCCAGCCGCTTCGCTACCGCAGCGCCGATTCCACGCGCACTACCGGTGACTATGGCCGTCTTGATCTGATCACTCACGAATATCTCCTGACAATGGCCGAATCGAATTACCTGTCATCTGTTTCTACCAACCCCGGCAGCGCAGTCAGTACGCAGCCACCGCACCGTCGAGCGCCTTCTGCATTCCCTGCGCCACCACACGGGTGAAGTCGATCGGCTTTTCGGGCAGATCCGTGATGGGCGAATCGATGTAGACGCTCGCCTGCTTCACCTTCGGTACACCGGGGCCGTAGCTCAGACCGATGCAGATCAGCACCGGCTCGACCCCGAGCTTGCGCGCCCGCATCGCGATGTGGCCGATACCGCTACCGACGTGCTGCACCGTCGTCGGATCCTCGAGATTGCAGGTGCCCTCGGGAAACACCGCGAGGTCGTCGCCCCGCTTCATTCGCTCGGCACTGACGTCCATCATGCGGCTGCCGGCTGCGCTGACCGCCCGCATGCCGTGATTCTTGCCGCGAAAGACGGGGATGCCACCCATCATGTCGATTCGCTTGCGCTGCTTCGGTTCCTGAAACAGCTCATCCTTGGCCAATACCCGCGTGCGGCCGATGACCGGACGCAGCGGCGACGCCCATGCCGCCGCTGCGAGCGTGTACGGATCGTTCTCGGTCAGATGATTGACCGCGATGAGCAGACGCGTGTTGTCGTAGACAAGACGACGCAGCTCCTCACGGGCACCGTCGGGATACGACACCCGCGGGCGGAAGCGTCGGGCGAGGGTGGCATACGCCAACCTCGCGACCTGACGATTCTGCTGGTGTCGCAGGTAGAAGTCGTACACGGTCACATCGTTTTCGAGAATTACCGCAGGCCGATCCATGACGCGAGCTTAGCCTCACACCCGCGAGGAACCCATAGCCCGGATCCCGACGGCAAGTCCGACCGCCGCAGTGGCCGCGGCCGCGACGACACCTGCCGTCACCGTCGAACTCGCGAAGTCGCCGGCGAACAGTGCACGTTCGGCGTCGACGAGATATCCGAGGGGGTTGATGTTCACCAGGAACTGCATCCACCCCGGGGCGGCCGTCAGCGGCAGCATCGTGCCGGAGAGGATGAGCAGCGGGAACATCAAGGTCTGCTGGATGGACCAGAAGACCCAATCCTGCCCGCGCACAGCCAGAGCCAATGCATAGGACAGTGCACCGAGTCCGACGCCGAACACACCGAGAAGCACGATTCCGACGGCGGCACCGATCGGATTCACGGACAGGCCGAGCGGTAATGCCACCAGAACGATCAGCACGGCCTGTGCGGCGAGCGGCACCATTTCCTTGAACGCGCGCCCGACGAGCAGCGCCGATCGCGGCAACGGTGTCACCAGCATTCGTTCGTGAGACCCCTGTTGCAACTCGGCCAACAGATTCGAGCCCGTCATGGACGTTCCGAAGATGGTGATCATCGCGAGCACACCGGGAACGAACCAGTCCCACACACTTCCGTCCCCGAGACCGGGAACATCGGTGAGCAGTGGGCCGAACAGCGCGAGCAGGATCAGGGGTTGGATGAGGCTGAAGATGACGGTGAACGGATCGCGGACCATCGGCCGCAGTTCGCGGCCCATCACCAACGTGCTTCCGGAGAGAACGTTCATCGCAGTTCTCCTGCCATGCTTGCGTTGTCGAGTGTCGCGGCGCTCTCGCGCAGACTGCGCCCGGTGAGGCCGAGAAACACGTCGTCGAGAGTAGGCCTCGTCATGTCCGCCGTGAGCACCCGTATGCGGTGAGATTCACTGATTCGCAGCAACTCCGGCAACACCGACTCGGCGCGATCGACTCGAATGTTCAGCCTCGAACCCGCAACCGTCACGTCCTTGATACCGGCAACCCCGGCCAGGAGCGGAGCCAGCGCCGACGCGTCGGACACGGTGAGGACGACGAGATCGCCTGCCAGTTCGGACTTGAGCGCCGTGGCGGTGTCGTCGGCGATGACGGTGCCGCGGTCGACGACGATCACCCGCTCGGCCATGGAATCGGCCTCGTCGAGATAGTGCGTGGTGAGCACGATGGTGGTGCCCATCTCGCGTCTGAGCCGCAGAATGTGGTCCCACAGATTGGCTCTGCTCTGCGGATCCATGCCGGTGGTCGGCTCGTCGAGAAACAGCAGGGGTGGCCGATGCACCAAACCCAGCGCGATGTCGAGCCGCCGACGCTGCCCACCGGAGAGAGTCGAGACCGTACGGCCGGCGAGCTCGCCGAGCTCGAGCGCCTCGATCAATTCGTCTGCGCGACTGCGTGATCGCGGACGCGTCATGCCGTAGCACAGGCCCTGCACGACGAGCTCGTCCCGGACGCGTTGATTGTGGCCCGCGCCGTTGCCCTGTCCCACGTAGCCGAGGCTGCGCCGGACGCGATCCCGATCCTTGGTCACGTCGAATCCGGCGATCCGCGCCGAGCCGGATGTCGGTGACAGCAGGGTGGTCAGCATGCGCAGAGTGGTCGACTTGCCGGCCCCGTTGGGACCCAGCAGAGCCACCAGTTCTCCCTCACCGATCGTCAGATCGATGCCGCGCACCGCCTCCACGGTCTTCTTGCCTTGCCGAAAAGTCTTGGTCAATCCCGATGTTTCGATCATCTGTGACGCCCCTCGTCGTAGCGGTGAATCCCTACGACGGAGACGCTAGAAACGATCGCGGTCAGCTTCGGTCCGCGTTGCCGATACCGCGAGGAATCAGCCGAAGACGGGAAACTTTCGCTTGCTGGCGAGGGCGTCCATCCCGGACTGGATGCTCGCGCGCACCTCGTCGTATTTGGCTTCGACGTACGCCTCGTCCTCGCACCGAGCCGGATCGTGGTCCAGTTCGATCGGCGGCATGAAACGGGTACGGATCTTGGCGGGCAACGGAACCTGTGGCAGCGCGGCGGGCGCGATGATCCAGGGAAGCGAGATCGCGATGGGAAACACCTTCAACCGTGCAATCTTGTCCAGCTTCAGCGCTTTCGACAGCTTGTCACCGCGTATCAGTACCGGCATCGCGTCGGCCCCACCCACCGTCGCCACCGGCACGATGGGTACACCCATCCGAATGGCGAGCTTGATGAAACCGGTTCGACCACCGAGAGTGGCCTCGTCGCGCTTGCTCCAGGGCCGCAACGAATCGACCTCACCACCCGGCCAGACGATGACGTCCCGACCCTCGGCCAGTGCCGTCGACATCGAGTCCGGTGCCGCGGGCAGCACGCCCATGGATCGAAAGACTTTGCCGATCAACGGGAACGCCATCAGCGCATCGTGCGCGGTGCCGTGCAGAATCCGCTTCTCGCCGAAGTGTCGC is part of the Rhodococcus sp. SBT000017 genome and harbors:
- a CDS encoding acyl-CoA dehydrogenase gives rise to the protein MADMAGNPDFDLYQSPEEHDELRAAIRALSEKEIAPYAKEVDEDSRFPEEALKALNASGFNAIHVPEEYDGQGADSVAACIVIEEVARVCGSSSLIPAVNKLGTMGLILKGSEELKKQVLPSLAGGAMASYALSEREAGSDAAAMRTRAKADGDDWILNGAKCWITNGGKSEWYTVMAVTDPDKGANGISSFIVHIDDEGFSIGPKEKKLGIKGSPTTELYFENCKIPGDRIIGDPGTGFKTALETLDHTRPTIGAQAVGLAQGALDAAIAYTKDRKQFGNAISSFQAVQFMLADMAMKVEAARLMVYSSAARAERGEKNLGFISAAAKCFASDVAMEVTTDAVQLFGGAGYTTDFPVERMMRDAKITQIYEGTNQIQRVVMSRALLK
- a CDS encoding 3-hydroxybutyryl-CoA dehydrogenase; this translates as MELVGVIGGGTMGAGIAEMCARSGSSVMILETSQATADAAEARLDKSFARAVKSGRIEADAAEKARAAITLTLDINDFADRDLVVEAAPEIESLKLDLFGKLDSIVKPEGILATNTSSIPVIKMANATKRPDKVVGVHFFNPVPVLPLVEIVVSLLTSEETVAAVTDYAGNTLGKKTIRAGDRAGFIVNALLIPYMVSAIRMLESGFASAEDIDEGMVNGCAHPMGPLRLTDTVGLDVTLAVAESLYAEFREPHYAPPPLLQRMVDAGMLGRKTGKGFYTYS
- the fabG gene encoding 3-oxoacyl-ACP reductase FabG; the protein is MSDQIKTAIVTGSARGIGAAVAKRLAKDGFGVAVVDLDEAACSDTVGAIQAAGGQAVAIGANVADEESVQTAVDRIASEFGAPTVLINNAGITRDNLLFKMTVQDWDSVLGVHLRGSFLMTRAVQKHMIDAKWGRIVNLSSTSALGNRGQANYSAAKAGMQGFTKTLAIELGKFGVTANAIAPGFIETEMTAATAERVGMPFEEFKAAAASQIPVNRVGHPDDIAHLASFFVSEGAGFISGQVVYAAGGPKD
- a CDS encoding 1-acyl-sn-glycerol-3-phosphate acyltransferase — its product is MDRPAVILENDVTVYDFYLRHQQNRQVARLAYATLARRFRPRVSYPDGAREELRRLVYDNTRLLIAVNHLTENDPYTLAAAAWASPLRPVIGRTRVLAKDELFQEPKQRKRIDMMGGIPVFRGKNHGMRAVSAAGSRMMDVSAERMKRGDDLAVFPEGTCNLEDPTTVQHVGSGIGHIAMRARKLGVEPVLICIGLSYGPGVPKVKQASVYIDSPITDLPEKPIDFTRVVAQGMQKALDGAVAAY
- a CDS encoding ABC transporter permease, which translates into the protein MNVLSGSTLVMGRELRPMVRDPFTVIFSLIQPLILLALFGPLLTDVPGLGDGSVWDWFVPGVLAMITIFGTSMTGSNLLAELQQGSHERMLVTPLPRSALLVGRAFKEMVPLAAQAVLIVLVALPLGLSVNPIGAAVGIVLLGVFGVGLGALSYALALAVRGQDWVFWSIQQTLMFPLLILSGTMLPLTAAPGWMQFLVNINPLGYLVDAERALFAGDFASSTVTAGVVAAAATAAVGLAVGIRAMGSSRV
- a CDS encoding ATP-binding cassette domain-containing protein, whose translation is MIETSGLTKTFRQGKKTVEAVRGIDLTIGEGELVALLGPNGAGKSTTLRMLTTLLSPTSGSARIAGFDVTKDRDRVRRSLGYVGQGNGAGHNQRVRDELVVQGLCYGMTRPRSRSRADELIEALELGELAGRTVSTLSGGQRRRLDIALGLVHRPPLLFLDEPTTGMDPQSRANLWDHILRLRREMGTTIVLTTHYLDEADSMAERVIVVDRGTVIADDTATALKSELAGDLVVLTVSDASALAPLLAGVAGIKDVTVAGSRLNIRVDRAESVLPELLRISESHRIRVLTADMTRPTLDDVFLGLTGRSLRESAATLDNASMAGELR
- a CDS encoding lysophospholipid acyltransferase family protein gives rise to the protein MKERRANASGGLGAVVAERAGGWDLDDQNTVAMDRQQRLWNGVMDRYFRMEIDGWETIPESPVLVVGVHSGAPFVWDAWTVGAQWWRHFGEKRILHGTAHDALMAFPLIGKVFRSMGVLPAAPDSMSTALAEGRDVIVWPGGEVDSLRPWSKRDEATLGGRTGFIKLAIRMGVPIVPVATVGGADAMPVLIRGDKLSKALKLDKIARLKVFPIAISLPWIIAPAALPQVPLPAKIRTRFMPPIELDHDPARCEDEAYVEAKYDEVRASIQSGMDALASKRKFPVFG